A portion of the Thunnus albacares chromosome 23, fThuAlb1.1, whole genome shotgun sequence genome contains these proteins:
- the slc35e3 gene encoding solute carrier family 35 member E3, whose amino-acid sequence MAERLFSLSANRRLIAGLLVNLLSSICIVFINKWIYVHYGFPNMTLTLVHFVVTWLGLYVCQKMDIFSPKSLPVRRIVWLALSFCGFVAFTNLSLQNNSIGTYQLAKAMTTPVIILIQTTYYKKTFSTKIKLTLVPITLGVILNSYYDVRFNVLGTVFASLGVLVTSLYQVWVGAKQHELQVNSMQLLYYQAPLSSGFLLCIVPLFEPLTGDGGIFGSWSLPALVTVLFSGVVAFLVNLSIYWIIGNTSAVTYNMFGHFKFCITLIGGYLIFQDPLSLNQALGILCTLAGILSYTHIKLAEQEEGKSRLAQRP is encoded by the exons ATGGCGGAGAGGCTGTTCAGTTTATCAGCCAACAGGCGCCTCATCGCCGGCCTGCTGGTTAACCTGCTGTCCTCCATCTGCATCGTCTTCATCAACAAGTGGATCTACGTACACTACGGCTTCCCCAACATGACCTTGACCCTCGTTCACTTCGTGGTCACCTGGTTGGGACTCTACGTCTGCCAAAAGATGGAcattttctctccaaaaagcCTCCCGGTTCGCAGGATCGTGTGGTTGGCTCTGAGCTTCTGTGGGTTCGTGGCCTTCACCAACCTTTCGCTGCAGAACAACTCGATAGGAACGTACCAGCTGGCGAAAGCCATGACCACACCCGTCATCATCCTCATCCAGACCACCTACTACAAGAAGACCTTCTCCACCAAGATTAAACTGACTCTG gtgCCCATAACATTAGGAGTGATATTGAACTCGTACTATGACGTGCGGTTCAACGTTCTGGGGACGGTGTTCGCGTCGCTCGGTGTCCTGGTGACATCTCTGTACCAAGTG TGGGTGGGAGCTAAACAACATGAGCTCCAGGTGAACTCCATGCAGCTTCTGTACTATCAG GCTCCTCTGTCATCAGGCTTCCTGCTCTGCATTGTTCCTCTGTTTGAGCCGCTGACCGGAGACGGAGGAATATTTGGATCCTGGTCTCTGCCTGCTCTG GTGACGGTTCTGTTCTCAGGCGTGGTGGCGTTCCTGGTCAACCTGTCCATCTACTGGATCATCGGAAACACCTCGGCTGTCAC CTACAACATGTTTGGTCACTTTAAATTCTGCATCACTCTGATTGGAGGATACCTGATCTTCCAGGACCCATTGTCACTCAACCAG GCTTTGGGGATCCTTTGTACTCTGGCAGGTATTCTGTCTTACACTCACATCAAACTGGCTGAacaggaggaggggaagagcCGCCTGGCCCAGAGACCGTAG